The nucleotide sequence GCCGTGATGGTGCTTCGACTCCAGGGCGCAGACCGCCAGGTGCTGGAGGCCCGGTAGGCCGACAGTTGGTCCGTGGAACCGATATGGAGCAGGTACCGGTGCGCCCGCGGGAGAAGACTCCCGCGGCTTAGGGTTGTGCACGTAACCTGCCTGGCAAAGACGGGAGCTTATGGTAGCCTCTTCAGCCGATACGACCCCCGGGGTCGAGCCCATCCTGCGTATGACCGGCATCCGCAAATCCTTCGGCGGCGTGCGGGCCCTGCGAGGTGTTGACCTCGAAGTCCGCCCCGGTGAGATACTGGCGCTGGTCGGGGAGAACGGTGCGGGCAAGAGCACCCTGATGGAGATCCTGTGCGGGAACCAGCGGGCCGACGCCGGGACGATCACCTACCAGGGCCAGCCGGTTCACTTTGCCGGGGCTCGAGAGGCTGCCTTCGCCGGCCTGTCGATCGTGCACCAGGAACTGAGCATGGTCCCCTACCTCACGGTGGCCGAGAACATCTTCTGCGCTCGCGAACCCGTGATACCTGTGCTCGGGTTCGTTGACCGGCGGCGACTGTACCGTGAGGCCGAGGAGATCCTGCGACGCTTCGATCTGGACATTTCCCCCAGGGTGCAGGTGGGGCGACTTCCGGTGGCCGTGCAGCAGATGATCGAGGTCGCCAAGGCCCTCTCCCTGGACTGCAAGGTGCTGGTGCTGGATGAGCCCACCAGCGCACTCACCGAGCGCGAGATCAGTTATCTCTTCGACATCATCGGACGCCTGCGCAAGCGCGGCGTGGCCATCGTGTACATCTCGCACAAGCTCGCGGAGGTCTTCGAGGTCGCCGATCGCATCATGGTTCTTCGCGATGGCTCGGTGATCGGGACTCGCCCTCGCGAGGAGGTCACCCCGGACGAGATTGTGCGGATGATGGTGGGTCGTGAGCTCGGCGCGTGGTATCCGGAGCGCGACAGCGAGATTGGCAAGACGGTGCTGCGAGTCGAGAACCTGACGCGGGAGCCGCGCTTCCGCGATGTCAGCTTTGAGGTGCGAGCGGGCGAGATCGTTGGCATGGCCGGGCTTGTGGGAGCCGGGCGGACCGATGTCGGTCGCGCGATCTTCGGAGCCGATCGGCCGCAGTCGGGGCAGGTCTACCTTGACGGTGAGTCCGTCGGTGTACACACGCCGGAGGATGCCATCGCACTGGGGATCGGCTATGTTCCTGAAGACCGCAAGGACCTGGGGCTGTTCCTGGGGCTCAA is from Armatimonadia bacterium and encodes:
- a CDS encoding sugar ABC transporter ATP-binding protein; translation: MVASSADTTPGVEPILRMTGIRKSFGGVRALRGVDLEVRPGEILALVGENGAGKSTLMEILCGNQRADAGTITYQGQPVHFAGAREAAFAGLSIVHQELSMVPYLTVAENIFCAREPVIPVLGFVDRRRLYREAEEILRRFDLDISPRVQVGRLPVAVQQMIEVAKALSLDCKVLVLDEPTSALTEREISYLFDIIGRLRKRGVAIVYISHKLAEVFEVADRIMVLRDGSVIGTRPREEVTPDEIVRMMVGRELGAWYPERDSEIGKTVLRVENLTREPRFRDVSFEVRAGEIVGMAGLVGAGRTDVGRAIFGADRPQSGQVYLDGESVGVHTPEDAIALGIGYVPEDRKDLGLFLGLNIRQNIGAASLKANAVGGVMRSQREVAMAEEYVERLSIRTPTIYTTASDLSGGNQQKVLLAKWLAIHPRLLIVDEPTRGVDVGAKAEVHSILRGLARSGVAILMISSELPEILGASDRILVMHEGRLMGELSAEEATEEKIMFLAAGREESEQDAGGGPES